One genomic window of Coregonus clupeaformis isolate EN_2021a chromosome 12, ASM2061545v1, whole genome shotgun sequence includes the following:
- the LOC121578552 gene encoding transcription factor HES-5-like: MAPVNICNMVMTTKDKIKLRKPVVEKMRRDRINSSIEQLKTLLKTELQAHQPNSKLEKADILETAVFYLKDNSTRPASSFNAASTVERYAEGFTRCLEETLRFLSAHNQPTDSQYKLVNHFHPAQKLGDRVVLSPNRATVPQNSRTPKCVTAGGRGPLWRPW; the protein is encoded by the exons ATGGCTCCTGTCAATATTTGCAACATGGTGATGACCACGAAAGATAAAATCAAA CTGAGAAAACCAGTGGTGGAGAAGATGCGCCGAGACCGCATCAACAGCAGCATCGAACAGCTCAAGACACTCCTCAAAACCGAACTTCAAGCACACCAACCCAACTCTAAACTGGAGAAGGCTGACATTCTCGAGACAGCTGTGTTTTACCTGAAAGACAATAGCACGCGCCCTGCTTCTTCATTCAACGCAGCGTCAACTGTCGAGCGCTACGCGGAGGGATTCACCCGGTGCCTGGAGGAGACGCTGCGCTTCCTCTCAGCGCACAACCAGCCGACTGACTCACAATATAAGCTTGTAAATCACTTCCATCCCGCACAGAAACTTGGTGACAGAGTCGTGCTGAGTCCAAACCGCGCGACGGTCCCTCAAAACAGCAGGACTCCGAAATGTGTCACCGCAGGTGGAAGAGGGCCTCTGTGGAGACCTTGGTGA
- the LOC121578553 gene encoding transcription factor HES-5 has protein sequence MAPTYTRDSANTMLSTKDKHKLRKPVVEKMRRDRINTCIEQLKTLLEREFHKQDPNAKLEKADILEMTVGFLKQQLQPQSPVRQRAHSEGHSQCWRETLHFLSSSSMKDMTLLNLRRAGQDICPSSPLSSQHQNHSQGSVKQATSGHEPVWRPW, from the exons ATGGCTCCTACCTATACCAGAGACTCTGCCAACACAATGCTCTCTACTAAAGACAAACATAAA CTAAGGAAACCAGTTGTGGAGAAGATGCGTAGAGACCGCATCAACACCTGCATAGAGCAGCTCAAGACCCTGCTGGAGAGGGAGTTCCACAAACAGGACCCCAATGCCAAGCTGGAGAAGGCTGACATCCTGGAGATGACGGTGGGGTTCCTGAAGCAGCAACTGCAGCCTCAGAGCCCAGTCCGTCAGAGGGCTCACAGTGAGGGCCACTCCCAGTGTTGGAGGGAGACACTACACTTCCTGTCTTCCAGCTCCATGAAGGACATGACGCTCCTGAACCTCCGGAGAGCTGGCCAGGACATCTgtccctcctctccactctcctcccaaCACCAAAACCACAGCCAAGGTTCAGTGAAGCAGGCCACCAGTGGCCACGAACCAGTCTGGAGGCCTTGGTAG